The Drosophila mauritiana strain mau12 chromosome 2R, ASM438214v1, whole genome shotgun sequence genome has a segment encoding these proteins:
- the LOC117138588 gene encoding RNA-binding protein spenito, with translation MSSHRDGAGADRITIKIHNMKRSASRSPGPASRSSLSRNSRSMGRGYDNGSGVPGDSPERLSPERMRRRLDRSPSRYGSPHREPYMRGPPPAERPAGYKVLCVSALPPKAPDDFIEETLYREYKKFGDFSVRLAHDLDERVAYVCFRTPEDAREAKHHKPRLIIYDKMAIVEPVYKSTTRPEYRPRGHSMSPPDYERYHYSRSPMGQGVPLDHRRPPIDPYDRYGPPHMHPHAVHPRDYRPLHHDYPHPPRGPPMHRGGHPHHLHGHAPPHQYAPMRPLAPRPHAPYEKPESKKDKFPNYLHHVQPEDDPLSTRTLFAGNLEVTIADDELRRIFGKYGVVDDIDIKRPPPGTGNAFAFVRYQNLDMAHRAKIELSGQYIGKFQCKIGYGKVTPATRMWIGGLGAWTSVTQLEREFDRFGAIKKIEYQKGEPYAYIQYETVEAATAAVKEMRGFPLGGPERRLRTDFAELPGATPAAPFKSSKPPYDESALEYRRPEYDPYYEESAAYAPRGGYSPYPPRGGYRGRGGYRGRGRGMYHYHNDVHRPPHPGSLAGSSSSVPPPGGVEDEWRRPPGESYDRGARSSSREPGVERSRSRSPLKRTRSPGSDSDTSTRRNDALASASTVPEVARKCSTVWTGALILKSSLFPAKFHLTDGDTDIVESLMRDEEGKHNLRITQRLRLDPPKLDDVQKRIASSSSHAIFMGLAGSTNDTNCDDASVQTRPLRNLVSYLKQKEAAGVISLLNKETEATGVLYAFPPCDFSTELLKRTCHSLTEEGLKEDHLVIVVVRGGTA, from the exons ATGAGTAGTCATCGAGACGGAGCCGGAGCCGATCGTATCACAATCAAAATTCACAACATGAAGCGTAGCGCCTCGCGCTCCCCGGGCCCGGCCTCCAGGAGCAGTTTGTCGCGCAACTCGCGAAGCATGGGTCGTGGGTACGACAACGGCAGTGGCGTGCCTGGCGATTCGCCGGAGCGCCTGTCGCCGGAGCGCATGCGACGTCGATTGGACCGCTCGCCGAGTCGTTATGGCTCCCCGCACCGGGAGCCCTACATGCGTGGTCCACCGCCCGCAGAGCGACCAGCTGGCTACAAGGTACTTTGCGTCAGCGCATTGCCGCCAAAGGCTCCGGACGATTTCATCGAGGAGACACTGTACCGCGAGTACAAGAAGTTCGGCGATTTTAGCGTGCGACTGGCGCACGACTTGGATGAACGGGTTGCTTACGTTTGCTTCCGAACGCCTGAAGATGCACGCGAGGCAAAGCACCATAAGCCGCGCCTGATCATCTACGACAAGATGGCCATTGTGGAGCCGGTGTACAAGTCCACAACCAGACCGGAATATAG ACCACGCGGTCACTCAATGTCCCCACCGGACTACGAACGTTACCACTACTCGAGGTCCCCTATGGGACAAGGCGTTCCTTTGGATCACCGTCGACCTCCAATTGATCCCTACGACCGGTACGGTCCTCCCCATATGCATCCGCACGCAGTCCATCCACGTGATTACCGCCCATTGCACCATGACTATCCTCATCCGCCACGCGGACCACCTATGCATCGCGGCGGCCATCCGCATCACCTCCACGGCCATGCGCCGCCCCATCAGTATGCTCCCATGAGGCCATTAGCACCACGCCCACACGCTCCCTATGAAAAACCTGAGAGCAAGAAGGACAAGTTCCCCAATTACTTGCACCATGTGCAGCCCGAGGATGATCCTCTTTCTACGCGCACACTGTTTGCAGGAAATCTGGAGGTTACCATCGCCGACGACGAACTGCGTCGCATCTTTGGCAAATACGGAGTTGTAGATGACATCGACATCAAGCGACCGCCGCCGGGTACGGGGAACGCGTTCGCGTTTGTACGTTACCAAAACCTGGATATGGCTCACCGTGCGAAGATCGAATTGTCCGGCCAGTACATTGGCAAGTTTCAATGCAAGATCGGATACGGCAAAGTGACTCCGGCAACTCGTATGTGGATCGGAGGCTTAGGTGCCTGGACTTCTGTCACTCAGCTGGAGCGAGAGTTTGATCGCTTCGGTGCTATCAAGAAGATTGAATACCAGAAGGGCGAGCCGTACGCTTATATTCAGTACGAGACGGTGGAGGCAGCCACGGCGGCGGTAAAGGAGATGCGAGGATTCCCATTGGGTGGACCGGAGCGTCGACTCCGCACGGACTTCGCCGAGTTGCCCGGTGCCACACCGGCAGCACCTTTCAAGAGCTCAAAGCCGCCATATGATGAAAGTGCGTTGGAGTACAGACGTCCGGAATACGATCCGTATTACGAAGAGTCCGCCGCCTACGCTCCGCGCGGTGGCTATTCCCCATATCCACCTAGGGGTGGCTACCGTGGACGTGGTGGTTATCGCGGTAGAGGAAGAGGCATGTACCATTATCACAACGATGTGCATAGGCCGCCGCATCCTGGCTCCTTAGCAGGTTCCTCTTCTTCAGTTCCCCCTCCCGGCGGAGTGGAGGATGAGTGGCGACGCCCGCCAGGAGAATCCTACGACAGGGGAGCCCGCTCCAGCTCCCGGGAACCTGGTGTAGAACGCTCTCGTTCTAGATCCCCATTGAAGCGGACTCGCTCTCCCGGATCTGACTCTGACACCTCGACTCGTCGCAACGACGCCCTTGCATCAGCCAGTACGGTTCCGGAGGTGGCGCGCAAGTGCAGCACAGTGTGGACCGGAGCGCTGATCCTCAAGAGCTCACTGTTCCCAGCCAAGTTCCATTTGACGGACGGAGATACGGATATTGTGGAGTCGCTGATGCGCGATGAGGAGGGCAAGCACAACCTACGTATCACCCAGCGACTGCGTCTGGATCCGCCCAAGCTGGACGACGTGCAAAAACGTATTGCATCCTCATCGTCGCACGCCATTTTCATGGGCCTGGCGGGCTCCACTAACGACACCAATTGCGACGATGCCAGCGTGCAGACGCGACCACTAAGGAACCTGGTTTCCTATCTCAAGCAGAAGGAGGCGGCTGGCGTGATCTCGCTGCTTAACAAGGAGACGGAGGCTACTGGGGTGCTCTACGCCTTCCCCCCCTGCGACTTCTCCACAGAGCTGCTAAAGCGCACCTGTCACAGTCTGACGGAGGAGGGCCTGAAGGAGGACCACCTGGTGATTGTGGTGGTGCGCGGCGGAACGGCCTAA